In the genome of Electrophorus electricus isolate fEleEle1 chromosome 21, fEleEle1.pri, whole genome shotgun sequence, the window CATtaacatctgcaaaaaaaaaagaaaaaaaaagtgagatgGACAATCATGGCTAACGTATTAGAATGAGATTTGTGATCACAAAAATGACCACTGAATACCATGTTCAGTTACAGCTGATGGAGGAGTCTTAAGCATATGTTGGGCAAGGTCAATGAAGACTTGGTACAGTTCACCACGTCCCAGCAAATAAAAATCCTTTATAATCTGTAGGCAAAAAggttaacaaaacaacaattttaGAACTGTTTTCAGTTATGTTAATAAATTGTCCACTTGTTTACCTTAAGCTGTCCCAGAAGATCCGATTCCTCCACCATCAATGTCCAGAGATGCTAGGAGAAAATAAGAACGTACATCAGGACACTGAATGGTCATGGATTTTATTTCAGCATGCAAAACACTGTGTCTCATAACCGACCTCGGCAACCGTGCTTCGGATGGCGTCTATTACGTTCTCAAAGTCCACAAGACTGAAAAGTGGTTGTTGTTTGAGCCTGTGGAGCTCTGTAGCAAACGTATCCTCTTGGTGTTTCAGTATAGAACCTGCATTAGGAATAGGGCAGACAGAGACTATGGCTATGACTCGaatgttaagtgtgtgtaatataaatattttatatagtgtgtgtCCATTTTTTGCATCACAACACTGTTACCAGCTCTGGATGGACTGTGGTTGTGGTTTTCAAACATTTGCACCGACTCGCCGACAAAGAGGATTTTTTCAGCCACTCGGATGGGGATGTACGAGGGCAGCATCTCTACGCGCAAGGAGAACTGCTGCAGTGAGGGAGCCAGCATGTTCTCCTCCTCAATCagcctctacacacacacacacaaaaagggggggggggttgtctaaTCCCAACAAGCAAGAAAACTAGTAATGAATTACAAAAATTCTTCTTATGGTCATTTTCATccacaaaatgcacaaatgcagtCGATCTGGACTTACTGTATTCTGTATAAAGCTATACAGACTAcataaacatacagaaacaaTATGCACAAATGAAGTGGATATGATTAGATCTGGGTTCTGAGATTACGCTGTAAACGACTGATGCATGACGGATGCCTTTCACTCATCATCAGTCATGTGAAAGACTAACATTCATATGTAAATTAGAGAGGAGTGGGAGTCGTAAGACTTTGCTCCTCACCAGGTCTTGCAGCTCTCTGAGCTGTTTCCCACTCAGGCCCCCGATGCCCAGGTCTTCGTCCTCTTCATCCTGTGCGACTGTGGCTCCTCCTGCACTTGGGCCCTGCCTCACAAAGAACTCCTCGCTCTGGTCCAGGAGAAGGCCATGCAGCATCCATGCTGCCAGCTGCTTGTACATGACCCCATGGCACACTGCGAGGATCCTATTCGAGTAAAGCATTCATTAACACTGGAGGTTTTTGAGTAAAGCGTTCAGTTTTCAGACAGTGTTTGACTGTAATCCCAGAAGCAGGGAAGCAATTATTGCAAAATGTGGATGAATCTACAAAGccattaaatacaaatatttgagATTACTGAGTGCATCTGTTACAAACTGTGtcacagtaaaaaagaaaaaggaagcgcataaaactattttatttgtaaCAGCAAGTTCAAATAATGGTAACATTATTGGTAACAGTTACATGAGATCACTGAAAGACATGTCCAACAGGTACATGCAGTACTCTGACAAACCCCTGTATTCCTGAACTCAGACAGCTTATATATGAGGAGGTGATTGTTAGTGTTAGCATGCCATCATTACATACTGCAACTACTGCTTGCAGTATGTTATTATGTTTAATACACACCCTAAGACACTGCATCATAACTGAGCTTACTTTTCTAATGCCATCCGAACAGGTGGCAGTCCACCACAGCTGTGCTTATAAACAGTCTCCAGAATCTGGCAGCCATGAATCTAACcaaaacatacagaaacagCTAATATCCTTTTGATTcatcttcttttgtttttctaactAACTGACAATCTGCAGGAACCAGTAAGCCACTTACCTTTTGACATTTGATGGTCTCAACAACAACCATCACAGATGGGAAGAGTAACTGAAACTTATCAACAGGAATTGTAATGGGACAGTCATCAGTCACAGTTACTCGGGACAACATATCTAAATGGTTGGTCTAAAAGGAATATCCACTACCTGCTCCAGTTTGTAATTTACATGGGAAATGGAGAGATGTGGATCACCGAGAAactgaaaaagaacatttcaagaGAATGAACATCAGTCTTGAATGTAATTGCCCTGCCCAAAATgacataaattaaatatgaaaccTCTTGTTCAAGGTCGAGTAAGGCTTGTCGATAAGGTTGTAACATGGAATGCAGGCCGGTGCAAAACGCCCGCAGGTATATCCCATGAAGTCCAGTTTGGCTTGGCTGGCTTGAATAGTGCTCCTGAGAGACAATTACAGACAAACGAGTACTAGAAAAATATTGCTGATGGGTAACTAAGCCCTGACATTATTTGTTATAACACATTCATTTGGAATAAAATGATACTTACTTGTTGGTGGACATGACCCGTGTGTTGCTCTATGAACTCTGTGAAACGCACGTAGTCGGTGCCCATTTTACACAGCCGATTCAGCACGCTGGTTTCACTTGGATGCAGAAACGGCAGGTCCTGGGATACCTGTACCAAACACCACTCACTAACTCGCTGTCGTTCTTTCGCTAGATAGCTAAGGCATTATTTTCAACATATACATGCAAGAGCATGCATCACTGCTGTTATAATGAGACAAAATGCTTAGTTACCCTAGCTAACTAATTCCAAACAAATGCAAGCGTTTATTCTTTATCTTGACATATAAGGAGTAACTGTACATTAACTAACAGACAAAAGGTATGCTAGATAGCTTTAAATAACAAGCCATATAATTCACCATGACGAGAAAATATGCACTAGAATACTACCTGCAAGCCATTTCGTTTATTCCATGTGAATATGGTACCAGGATATCCGCTTAAAGCTAGCAGCAGCTCATGAATCATCGTCACAGCAACCTTCAGCCCTTCAGTATTTATTCAATAAGTGTTACCATTTAGTAACAACCTAACATCTGTTGAAACAGGAGTACTAAGTGACTAGGTTGCTAAGCTTTCTTAGCTAGTTACGCAAACGTAACCACCGCCAATTGTGTAGTCGCGTTTTTATGACGAAGGGAACCGGAAGTGTAGTCCGTAACCTGGCCGATGTTTTGTTGTCAGCGGTAGGTGACGTTCCTGCTGTTAACTGGTTATGTGGAATCGGCGAAAAGGAGCTCTTTAAAAGGTTTACACTTTACTTGTTGCGTTTCACGGCTTGCATCTTTAGCGTTATCATTACTTTGCGTTTGTTGAATCTTGTTAACTTAAAATCATTTATGTAAAATCCGTAACGTtaacttgctagctagttagctgtttagctagctagctagctaacattcgGTGTTCTAACACGATATTGGTAAATGATGATGTTAAAAGCCTAAATATGTGATTTACGTTCTTGCAGTCGTCTAACGTTGATTAGATATGGTAGATTACCTAGCGAGCGAGCGTACTAACAGACTGCTACTTTTTAGTAAGTTATAATGTTAAAAGGTCATAAGATGTAATTATAGAAATCAGTGATTAGATAGGATAGCTAGGTGATGGtcagtcagctagctagctagctagctagctcctTATCTGTTGTTTGTTAGCTATGCTCTATGAGCCGAACAACCAAAGATATACCACCGAACATGTTAAAAATAACTACTTATGAAATTATAATCGTTAAATAGCGATGGCATAACTATCTTATGTTATTAGCTAACTGTGTAAAACTGGTGATGTCCTCAGCGTTCACTTTTTACAACTCAAACGTTGACTGTAAAAACCCAAAATACATGGTGTGGTGGGCGAGCTTGGAAATATACATTTAGGGCACACGCATACAACAGATCGTCTCACgttatattgttttgttttaattttagtgATGGCGGAGGGGAGTGGGAGCGATGTTGTTTCCGAGTTCTTAACTCAAAACCCCCACCTGGCACAATGGGTGGACTCTTTAAAAGACGACTCCGAGCCAAATAAACAGTGGTATGCCAGACGAGAGTTTGTACTGCGCAATATGGAGGTCTTTCCTACCATCCAACCAGGGCGGCAGACTCCTAGTCTGGATAGGCTTATTTCTCTATCCAAGGTTTGGTCCAACCATGTTTTCTTAGGCTGCCGGTAAGTGCTCTGTATTGACCTTTAGTAAACATGGTTTTTCATAGGCAGCAGTGCAATGAGCTAAGATTTTCGCTTTCATTGTAGATAtccccagcctgtgatggataAAGTGAAAGAGATGGCAGAAGGGATCACTGTAAATGAAGCTCCCGTTCGAAAGACACGAGATGAGATCTTGGGAAAAGGGAAGAGGCCTTCTACTTCAGGTGATTTTGGAAATTTGATGATGGCAACAGATACTTGAATCTCCCTTAATATTATTACGGTTATTACAAAATTTCCTGTAACTGATTACATGTGATAAAATTTTCACTCccttttaaatattattcacaGGTATAGGCAGTGAGAGTTTGGCTAAGAAAAGCAAAACTGGCCATAATGATACTGACAGTAAGGCTGGAGAACGCAACACCACACATCCAATCGCTGTCACTATCAAATCAGGCCCCTCGGCAGGGGCTCCTGCAGAGCATCAGCCCTTCTTCAACCGCCTTTACAAAGCCGTGGCCTGGAAGCTGGTGCCAGCAGGAGGTTTTGGACCCAACCTGGATCATTTCGAGATCCTGCGCGCCTGTGTTGAATCATGCAAGGCCAGCCTCACCTGCGTATTCGTACCGCTCAAAGACATTCCCGACCTTCCCGCTGGCTGCGCACAGAAGGAGGGGCAGGTTTGCGAGCTGCGCTGCCACACGGTCTACATGGGCACAGGCTACGGACGGGATGAGTGCGCCGCTCGGGCCATGGCTTCAAAGGAGGCCCTCAAAATATTTCAGGGGCGGAAGGTGACAGTGAAGGTCTCCCGTCGGAGGTTTCGTGGACAAGATGTGGAGGACCTGGTGCTGCTGGATGACCAGCCCAGAAGCTCCATTTTGCCACCTGCTTTAAGCTATCCTTTTCAGGCCAACCAGTAAATGCCCTCCTATCTGCAGTGCCAGTGTAACTGCTGCATTTGATTAGCAGTCATAGTTGAGTCCCATGTTTCAATTccaaagttgttgttttttttttttaaattgcacttCAGTTGTAGTTATATGGGTTGCTTTTAcctattatatattacatattgtaggtttattaaagaaaaagaatgaaagcttgaaaagaaatgtattttcttaAGTGGTATGAAGACATTTATACAGTTATAAGTAGCAAGCATTCTCCATTGttccaaaaatatttcacaaagcttGATGCATTTAAAAGTGGAGCATTATCCGAACAATCAGTAATGGCACACAAGGCAGTGGCTTTAGATGCAAGCAGGACATTTTGTTTAGATATAGCATATCAAGTTGACTTCTATAGATGATGGTCACAAAGCtgctgttttaatattttatgttaacTAGAATATGATTTGCTGTATCTGTTAGCTAAACGTTACATCTGGCAAATAGGCAAACTGCAACTGGCAACTGCTGattgttaaatatttcatgttAATGTCAGTCTAAAGATATAAGCAAAATAATGTAACTCTTGAAATACTGAGCTTGTTTATGAAGATAAACAGATTTGTATGGTCCTTCACAAGTGCTGATGTACATCAAAAAcaagttttaattatttaattgtccTTTTAAAGATATTGTATATCTTTATCTAAGTGTAGATTGATTTTGAAGGATCAGACATGAATCACTGTGATAGGCTCCTCACTTTAGAACAGATGGAAACTAATTGATTTCATATGCTTGTTAATACAACAGTTAGTCAACACTTCTTTTGCTTGATTTTTAGTTTTGTACGTTCTATTATAGATATATGTGACTCatgctgtttctgcagcttctttcctttgaaatgttaaaataatttcagtgtttCAAATATTGAAAAATTGTGTTAATGTTGGCTGAATATTTTCTCAGTATTTCAGTAACAGTTTTTTGGTATTCAGGTTTGCTGCCTGTTTGTATCAGACACAAAAGCTCATACAACTAAGGAGATCCACTGTTCATTACAATCCAGAATTTAATACTTGATTTAGATTGTCTTGTAAAAAGACAAAGTCTTTTAagtttttctttcactctgaATCTAAACTGTTTTAGTAATTTATTacattagttttatttttcctaCTTTAAATCACAGTAATTTTTGTTGTATCCGATTGATAACAATGCATCAAATGGTGCATGCTTTTGGTGAAGGTAATGAGCTGTCTATATTTTTACCAAAATAAACTGTATTTGAGAAAGATTGGTGGTGTTTTAGAGCAGCAATAAATTGTGTGCTCCAGTCTGagctatttatttataattggaTTTATCATAGAACACAATTATAGCACCTTCTTTATCTATTTAGCAGGTCTCTCATAATTTGTCGCCCCCCCctagcccccccaccccaggtGGACGAAATCAATTGGAATGTGTTCGAGAGCAGTCATCTGATGTTCTATAAAGCGGAAGAGCGCATGTCACTGATGCAGCTAAGCTAGCAGACCGGTTTTTAAATAGCTGTTCAGGATGTTACCTACTGCTGAGCAGATGGATACAAAAAGATGTACAGAATCCACATGCTGAAGAGTAAAACATGCTCTTTGTATGTTTGAACCCATCTGGGACTCAATTTTAATGGAATAAGATGTTTCACTGATGTACTTCAGAAGGCACTGTGATTATATTAGGCCCCAAGCATTTAAAACTTATCTTGCTTTTTTCAAGAGTTCCATTTTTTTGACCCCTGAGTCACCTTGAGCTGCCATCTGTGAGGTATCAGCTTAATTAGTCATGACATTTTGGCAATAGCAGGTTTGGGTGCTTAGTCACCCCACATGTTACCCTTCAATCTTGTGACACTGACACTCCTGGCACCAGCAATTCTTAATAtgttcaagtaaaaaaaaaagcaacctaAGTCTtcacatgcaaaaatatttccaagCATTTAAATGGATTTTCAGTGACAGTGTGCCTTGAGTTTCTACCAGGCAAGCACATCTGTCCTTATGAATTCTGCTGGCAgtttgttaaatattaataacCCTAAATGAGACTAACCCAGAGTGAACGCGCGCAGTCGAACGGCTGGTTTGATTGACGGCTGAGGCGATTTAGATATGTGTCTTGAAGCCTGGTTGTGCACTGGCCTCCATGAACGGCCAGCCCTGGAGGTACACCTTATGCTGGGAAGTGTGTGATCATTCACACCCCCTCTCCTATGAGTCAGCCATCATTTGAAACCAAAATGTCTCAGATATTAGATAAAATTGTTAGAAGTCACAGAGCTAGGTCTGTTAAAATCTATGTCGCTCCAACTCGTTACTGCTACTACCTCAAAAAAGGTAAAGAGACATTTCCATGGGCATTTGTTCTGATGTTCCTGAAGTAGGACCAAAGGGGGAACGTTTCACATATCACATCAATGTTTTCCAAATGTCTCTACAGCCAGACCGCATTTTATGATGTATGACTGCATATTTGACAGTCAGTTGCTTCCctcaaaatgataaaatcagtTTAGCCAACAGGAATTTTCCGTCAAGGTTAAAGCTGTGCTTGTAACTTTGATTTCTTTTATGCGTGTGAAGCTCACTAATTGCATGTAATGGTAATGACACTAATGGCACTAATCAGTCACATGAAATTAGATCGTTTTAACAACCGTATTTCCCTAACTAAAATTATcgtaaatgtttttatttgctgaATAATTGGTTTTATATAGTGACAGATAAACAAAATGGTAATTTCTAATAAATCAAAAACTCTTCTACGAAATAGGGACCACGCAGACTGCCTTAGAAAACAAGATTCAACACGATTTATTTACGTTTAATTACATGTACAACAAAAGCAGTTTGCAATTTGACGTCTTTCAGGTTTAACCATTCACGACAGCACTGCTTTAAAGTATCATAAAAATAGAACACGCCGTATCAATATGTTTTATTGAGCCTAAGCGATTTCAGGCAATATTCGTAATTACAAGCACttcaacaaaaagaaattacagAATGTTCCGCGTGGACAATCGCACATTTTGCCAATCCTAGCTCCTTTTCTGAGGGCACATTGCGCACCAACGTGGCACTGGAAGAAAATTTGAAGCAAAACaatattgttgtgttattttaatacaataatataataatcctATATATTATACTAAATATCTGATAGTTGACTAGAAAATGACCTTGCGAAGAAATTGCATCATTATCTGATGGTTTTCTGTAATGAAAAGTAAGCTATCACATTTTTAcgtttagaaaagaaaaaaaaaaaactttcaactTATCATATAGCTCGAACACCTTTTAACTAAATGCGCTAGTAATTGTTTACTTACCATGGGAACACGTCCAAACTTCTTCTCCAAAAGTGAGATTCGTTTAGTCTGCAGCTTTTCCAAAACTTCATGCAGAGCACCTAGCTGTATGACGCAGAAATACAAGACGATATTTCGAGCTGATATATTGACTATAGCAAACATACCGAAAAGATTTCAGTAAATGAAAAGAAGAATTTACGACCTGTTATACTTTCTACATTACATAATAGTAGAACTTACAAGCTGTTTTTCGGTGGTTAAGTTTGGGTCTTTGGGATAGAAGTCCCTTAGTGCTCTTGTATCCAAGTCCAGTTCATTGTCCAGGTCGTAAATTTCAGAACCTGAGACGAAGGACAGCAACACAGCGCACGTCAGCGCGCTTGTCCATAGTCTGCAGCTCCCCATGGTCTTCTGCGCAGTTGTGAGCAACGATAAACGAACACACCCCTTGTTCATAGATTTAAGTTTTCGTGTGCTTTCAATGATCATTTTATATCTGCTTCAACGAGATACGTGCCAGTGACTTCTTTCGCTCCACCTTTGCCATCCCTTTTGTTCATGCGTAAGAGAGACGCCAGATATGACTCATTCCGCAAAGTGGCTGGctcttaaagtaaaaaaaaaaaaaaaaaaaaaaaaaaagattttgctcTATAGTTTGAGGAACAGTGTTGAAACGGCAAATAACATTTCTATgagcaaagttttttttttgttactttatgCCTGAATATTATGTTCTGGTTAAAGATTTAGTTTTTCAGTCTATTACAGAAGCTGCATGTAAACATTATAGTTTTATAGTTCTGCACTATTTGCTAGACCACAGTTCAAATATGATGAGCGTTCCATCCTAAATGCTTGATAAGACCACTTCACATCACATGCATAACactatataaaatgttatatggTCAGAGACCAGGTTCTCCAACTGCCTTGTTTTTACTGACCTTCTCAGTGGAACTAAAATCAGTTTTGCTCTGCAGTACCTGCCCTGACAAAAATATATGGCACATTATTAATTCCATGAACAAAAGACTGCATTTTTCTGGGTTGCTGTtggagacagcagaggaaaCAATGACTTCTGCTCAATTTGCACACCTTTTTGGCTAAAGAAAAGACAGCACTGCCAACTCTGTTCACTGCATGACTCATATTTTTCCATGCCCTTGAGAAACTTTTAAGCAAGCACCATACCATACCATTTCATTCTTGCCACCACAATAAATACGTTCCAGGTAATTTTACACTAATTCactaatgctttaaaaaaaatctatctgctAAACGTATCAATGTGGTCAAGAAAttcatcatttatcatttttgtcCTCCACAGGAAATGTTTTCCATGTTAATGCATAGATGTGGGCTGAGTGACTTTACTGTGCTCAAAATATCTAGCTGTCTATCTTTTATTTTCTATGATTTCCAGTAATGTGTCTTTTCCAAGGACCAGAACAGCAGATGCCAAAGCAAGGTAGGTTGAGTATTACAGGAGGAAAAAGGTTTAAAGTGCAAACCCAAATGTAAACTAACAATTTAGGTTAGTAGTAATCTTATGTTACTAAATGTACTACGGTGAAGGTTGTGAATGGAGGTCTAGTCCAACCTTTAGGTgctctaaaaatgtttaatttgtgtgGCCTGCATTAACCTCAGGAACAATTTGATTGAAAGAAGCCCTCTTTGTAGCTGGTTCTCATATGTGTTTCACTTGTTTAATTTGAGTCTTAAACCTTCCTTAACCAAAAATCCATGAATTTCTTGGAAGCCAAGAAGCTGTGATTTTTAAACTCTCCAATTAGCCTTCTGTTTAACTAATTGACATGTATAAGCCGGGAATTCCCAGATACAGAATGATAGGCTGTTTATCTTTGTGCATTGTGGGTAAATCAATGGATTTGCCTATGAAGTCAATTCTCAAATGAGATGCAgctgtgttatgtgttatgtgttatcAGCCAGGCTTACTTATTTCTTCCTGTCAGCTTCCCAGTGCAGGGTTTTTTTGTCCTCGAGACACTCTGGGCCCATGCGTCAGtgctgacacccccccccccccacccaacgcCTATTTCCTGCCTTATGGACCCCCCTTCAGGAGCCCAATTATGTGAACTGACAAGAGTTTTGGCTGGAATTGATTTTTTATGCATAAGTAATTATATTCCTCTCCTCACAAAGGTTTAAATGACTTACTGATAGTGACATTCTTCTTCAATAGCCTAGTTTTGTGTAGAGTTCTTCTGATATATATTACTTTGcaaatgacaaacataaaaaatgttAGTTGTTTTCTTAAAGCATTAAAAGCTCATAAAATCACAAGGATTCAGACACACCCTATACCAATCaaattttgtttcagttatgTAAGAAATTTGATTATGAAATTGTGTATTGTGGCATATTATGTAATTTACTTTTATTGAACAAAAATTATCACCTTGTCACTGCATGTTCTCATTTGAACAGTAATCTAATTCAAGTGTCAAATAAAACACTGCCCATGATATGTGTCAGGAAAGAATccaaaaaacaaagtgagaTAATATACCCAACCTGAAAAAATAATGTCTTTTGTCttaactgagagagagggagctgagagagaaagcacgtCCTCTTGATTTCTTTTAGTCCACTAACCTTGTCACAGGAGATGCTGGCAGCAGATGAGGGTTATGGAGATGTGATGGGCATTGAGACAAGGTTGTGTTCTAATCACTTGGAACAATTTCAGTGTAGCTGcagcttctgtctgtctccagaGGTGACTctggtctctgtctctgctgctgGAGATAAAAACATGGTAAGATCTGACAAGGGCAGGAAGCCAGCATGCATGGAGGAATTTCTGGTTTCTCTTTCACCCTGGAGCTGGAATGCTTAGACAAATATGAATTGATGTAGTCTGACAGATACAGTAGATAGGCTGTGGTGTGACCTGCTGTTAATGAGAGGTAAGGCTTCATGGAGATACCCTGAATCTGGTTTGCCTCTGTCAGAGCTATCGTTCATTACAGCAGCTATGTGCAATTACTCTGTTATTGTGGTATCATTCAAGCCTTGTCCACTGATTGCGTAATACATTTAGATAATAGTAGAagttctgcatttttaaaaaatcattctTTCATGTATCTTGTAGAGCCAAACAACtaccttgcaaaaaaaaaaaaatagagaagGCTGGATGATTGACATGATCTGGTGGCTCTTGTAAccaggggtgtgtgtaaatgcctTCAGGAATTGAAAAAATCTAGCAAAGCTGTGTGATTAGAGACAGATCTGTGCTGCTGGTTTTCACAGAGGCATGGAGTGGGTAGAACAGCCTCTCATAAAAAAGCTGGCAAAGAAGCAGCCGTGAAGATGAAGAAAGTGAGAAGATTGTTTTATATTCACTTTGTGTGTATACCCAAgaaaaattcagaaaacaaatcaaaaatgttGATGGATGTGACAGGGCTTTGTGGATGGGAAATTCTTGCTGTGGTTTATGAATAAAGAatgatgagaaaacaaaacaagacataaAGGTTAAAGCTATACACAAAACTTTTTATGTATGAGCCCACCACATGTTGCTCAGATAAGCACTGCAGAGGAAGTGGCACTTCTGTTCTAGATCACTGTCAGGTAGACTCAATATTATACTGACATGCTTTTCTCCCCAAATGATTCCTGTGATCTGTTCTGAATAATTAACACCTTTCCATTTTCATCTTTAGCCTGGATATATCAGATAAGATGACTATACTATACGGTAGTCAAGCAGTATCCCAGATACGCCTGTAAATGAGATCTACCACACATACTGCATAGTCAAAACATAGGTGATCTCTGCAGCAAATGAGCTACCAAGTTCTCCTGTTTATGGTGAGATGCATAAAGTGAAAAGGCTTTCTTGATCGGTCTTGATCCTTACCTCAGCCCATTCCTTGGCAATTTGTAGCTAGGTGCGACGACTATTGCagcaaaatattttgcaaaatacTGTGTAGAGAGGCTAGGGTCTGCAGTTGAGAACTTGTGCGTCATCTGCGGTAATTAAAGGTCTCTGAAAAATCTGTTTCACTGCTGAAGCGTTTGCCCTGCCTACACAGCTTTATTTGTACTGATGAGGTGCATGCTTATTTTTGTAATTGCACTGTATAACTGCAAAGACTGTGTGGCATTAACTCTTATTAACTCTTAAAATACTGCTCAGAGTTTCCTCCCATCCGCCACCC includes:
- the LOC113575742 gene encoding cocaine- and amphetamine-regulated transcript protein-like, with the translated sequence MIIESTRKLKSMNKGCVRLSLLTTAQKTMGSCRLWTSALTCAVLLSFVSGSEIYDLDNELDLDTRALRDFYPKDPNLTTEKQLLGALHEVLEKLQTKRISLLEKKFGRVPMCHVGAQCALRKGARIGKMCDCPRGTFCNFFLLKCL
- the cdkn2aip gene encoding CDKN2A-interacting protein, with translation MAEGSGSDVVSEFLTQNPHLAQWVDSLKDDSEPNKQWYARREFVLRNMEVFPTIQPGRQTPSLDRLISLSKVWSNHVFLGCRYPQPVMDKVKEMAEGITVNEAPVRKTRDEILGKGKRPSTSGIGSESLAKKSKTGHNDTDSKAGERNTTHPIAVTIKSGPSAGAPAEHQPFFNRLYKAVAWKLVPAGGFGPNLDHFEILRACVESCKASLTCVFVPLKDIPDLPAGCAQKEGQVCELRCHTVYMGTGYGRDECAARAMASKEALKIFQGRKVTVKVSRRRFRGQDVEDLVLLDDQPRSSILPPALSYPFQANQ
- the tubgcp4 gene encoding gamma-tubulin complex component 4 isoform X1, whose product is MIHELLLALSGYPGTIFTWNKRNGLQVSQDLPFLHPSETSVLNRLCKMGTDYVRFTEFIEQHTGHVHQQEHYSSQPSQTGLHGIYLRAFCTGLHSMLQPYRQALLDLEQEFLGDPHLSISHVNYKLEQFQLLFPSVMVVVETIKCQKIHGCQILETVYKHSCGGLPPVRMALEKILAVCHGVMYKQLAAWMLHGLLLDQSEEFFVRQGPSAGGATVAQDEEDEDLGIGGLSGKQLRELQDLRLIEEENMLAPSLQQFSLRVEMLPSYIPIRVAEKILFVGESVQMFENHNHSPSRAGSILKHQEDTFATELHRLKQQPLFSLVDFENVIDAIRSTVAEHLWTLMVEESDLLGQLKIIKDFYLLGRGELYQVFIDLAQHMLKTPPSAVTEHDVNVAFQQAAHKVLLDDDNLLPLLHLTIDYQGKDIKEASGSREGTTPPQDSSPRDAPSTGWAALGLTYKVQWPLHILFTPAVLEKYNVVFRYLLSVRRVQSELQHCWALQMQRKHLKSNKTDAVKWRLRNHMAFLVDNLQYYLQVDVLESQFSQLLQQINSTRDFESIRLAHDHFLSNLLAQSFILLKPVFHCLNEILDLCHNFCSLVSQNLGPLDERGAAQLDIMVKGFSRQSFLLFKILSSVRNHQINSDLAQLLLRLDYNKYYTQAGGTLGSFGL
- the tubgcp4 gene encoding gamma-tubulin complex component 4 isoform X2, producing the protein MSTNNTRLSVIVSQEHYSSQPSQTGLHGIYLRAFCTGLHSMLQPYRQALLDLEQEFLGDPHLSISHVNYKLEQFQLLFPSVMVVVETIKCQKIHGCQILETVYKHSCGGLPPVRMALEKILAVCHGVMYKQLAAWMLHGLLLDQSEEFFVRQGPSAGGATVAQDEEDEDLGIGGLSGKQLRELQDLRLIEEENMLAPSLQQFSLRVEMLPSYIPIRVAEKILFVGESVQMFENHNHSPSRAGSILKHQEDTFATELHRLKQQPLFSLVDFENVIDAIRSTVAEHLWTLMVEESDLLGQLKIIKDFYLLGRGELYQVFIDLAQHMLKTPPSAVTEHDVNVAFQQAAHKVLLDDDNLLPLLHLTIDYQGKDIKEASGSREGTTPPQDSSPRDAPSTGWAALGLTYKVQWPLHILFTPAVLEKYNVVFRYLLSVRRVQSELQHCWALQMQRKHLKSNKTDAVKWRLRNHMAFLVDNLQYYLQVDVLESQFSQLLQQINSTRDFESIRLAHDHFLSNLLAQSFILLKPVFHCLNEILDLCHNFCSLVSQNLGPLDERGAAQLDIMVKGFSRQSFLLFKILSSVRNHQINSDLAQLLLRLDYNKYYTQAGGTLGSFGL